The Alphaproteobacteria bacterium CG11_big_fil_rev_8_21_14_0_20_39_49 DNA window CGGGGGCAAAATCATAGCCCGTGAAAGCGTAAGTGCTATGCGTAAGGACGTTACCGCAAAATGTTATGGCGGTGATATTACCCGTAAACGTAAACTCCTTGAAAAGCAGAAGAAGGGTAAAAAGAAAATGCGTAGCATAGGCAACGTAGAAATACCGCAAAGTGCCTTTATTGCCGCTTTGAAAGTTGGTGATGATTAGGAAAAGAAGGTAACAAAATGTTATATCTTCTGAAATATCCGGTAATTATTTTTATATTGGTAGTTATACCGATAATGTTATTTGCCGAAGGTAACGATTCTCCTTCGACCGAGCAGAAAAAAATCCAATATTTGCCGGAAAGAATTGAGGAAAGCCGCTCTATTTTTGTAAGTAACGGCTCAGAATATAGAGGTAAATAGGCTGCATCTAGAGATTAAGCTGCGAAAAGGCACTAAATACGCCAAAACAGCAGAAGATTTCATAGAGAACATTGCTTCAAAATCATCTTTTTCAGGAAAGCCTTATAGAATTAATCATTTTTTAATAAATTGTGTAATATAATTATTACTTTGAGTGGTTGCTATAAAAGTACAAAATTATATCAAAGGGTAATTTATGGAAAATGATAAGTCATCAAAGAAACCTATAATAAAGAATAAAGGTGAAGAAACAGCTCTGTCCAAAACTGAGAAACGCAGGCAAGAAAATGTAAAAAAAGCCCTACAAGATGATAGTAGTTTAGATATAGCGGAACTTATAGGTGAAAAAGTTACTAATACTTCAATAAAAGCAGCGGAAAAAGTTAGTAACAAGGCAAATCGTGAAAGCGAATTAAAAGGTGATAAAAGTAAAATGGCAAGAAGGAATCTTGCAAAGTCTAAAAGTGATGAGAGTTTCTTTGATGATGAGCCGAAAACACCTCAGCCAAGAAAAGATAAGCGAGGACTAAAATATAGTAAAAGTTCCGAGTTACAGATTTTTAATATAGATAGCCCGTTTGATAATTTGAAGAAAAGTGAAGGTGAGGGTAAGGAGAGCAGAAATTTTGAGGTTTCAACTGTTACTATAGCAATTTAAGATAAATTATTTACAATATTATAGATTTCTACATATTGCTATATTATGTCGAAATCCTACTCATTAGATTTAAGGTTGCGTGTTGTGACTTACATAAAAGAAGGAGGGAGCAAAATATCTGCGTCTTCAGTTTTTCAAGTAAGCCGCCCGACGATCGACAAGTGGCTTAGCTACGATGATAGCGGCGACTTATCCCCTCGCAAGGCTAAAGGCAATCGTTCGAAGATCAGTAAAGAACGCCTTGTTTTTGTCCTTAATTCACAACCTGATGCTTATCTCCATGAGATAGCGGAGCATTTTGATGTCAGCTACGTTGCAGTACATGCTGCGTTGAAACGGTTTGGTATTACTCGTAAAAAAAACCACGCTTTACAAGGAACGGAACGAAAAAAAGCGTGAAGAATTCTTTTTGGAAGTCGATAGCATCGAAATTTCCAATAGGGTATACCTTGACGAAAGCGGTATCGATAACAATAATTATCGCAAATATGCAAGAAGTTTCAAGGGGAAAAGAGCATTTGGGGATATTATCGGCGGCAAAAAAGAACGGTATAGCATTATTGCCGCACTTTGCGAGAAAAACATCAAAGCACCTTTTGTTTTCAAGGGAAATACGAATACTGAAACCTTTAACAAATGGCTGGAAAGCAGCCTGATTCCAGAACTTAAGACGGGACAAACCGTGATTATGGACAACGCTTCGTTCCATAAGTCAGAAAAAACAAGAAATTTGATTGAAGGGGCAGGTTGCAGATTGCTTTATCTGCCTCCTTATTCCCCGGATTTTAACCCTATTGAAAATTACTGGGCAATAACCAAGAAAAGACTAAGGTCAAAAAAATTCAAATATAAAAATTTAATCTCTAATATTTATGCCGCTCTAAAATTAAATGTAAATACCTTACCTTAAGGTGCTATACACCAACAAATGATAAGGCAAAAGATGACAATAGAACTAAAATTTTAAATGCATTAAAGAACTCTGGTTTGAGACTACCTTTATCTGAAGATGAGCAAGATAAAGAACCTAAAAATCAAAGTTCAATGGATGGTGGGTTCAAAAATATGGCTTCGAATCAAGCTGATAAGGCATTTAGCATTCCTAGGAGAAGTTCATCACCACCACGTATCAACGATAGTAGTGATTCTGCAAAAGATATAGATTCTCCAACTCAACCAAAATCAACCGATGCACCCTCAATACCAAGCAGATGGGAGGAAAGCCACGATTATGCACCCTCAAGGGAGGCAAGATCCAATGATGCACAACCAAGCAGACCGACAAGAAAGCCTTTTGCAGAAAAAGAAGCTCCTTTTCAGAAAAAGCAAATTGATGATTTACTTAATAGCGATGAATTTAAAAATGCAAAATATAGCTTAAAGAAGGCAAAAGACGGAAAAAGCGAAACCGAGGGGCAGAAGAGAGCCACAAAGTGGGTTGATGAGGCTGAGCAGACTAAGCAGGAAAATGCTAAATCAGCTCCCAAACCGCCGAGCAGGGGAGGAAGATAAATTTAAGAAGATTCACTTATCCTTGTCATAAACAGGCTGTCGTCACTTTTTAATAACAAAGGCATATTAGAACAAATATTGTCTATTAATTTTTCTACGGTCGGCTGCTCATCTTTTGAAAAATTGTTGAGTACATAGCCGGATACCTTGTCCTTATCGCCCGGATGTCCGACACCGATGCGGATGCGTTTATAGTCCTTGCCTATTTTAGCGTCTATGTCACGAAGACCGTTATGTCCTCCATGCCCACCGCCTATTTTAACCCTTAATTTGCTAAATACCAGATCAATTTCATCATGGAATACTATTATATTCTCTAACGGTATTTTGTAGAATTTTACTATCTCCCCAACACACAATCCCGACCTGTTCATAAAGGTGTTAGGCTTTGCTGCAAGCACTTTTTCCCCTTCTATCAAGCCTTCGCTTAAAGTGCCGTGAAATTTTGTTTTGGGTGTGGAAAAGCAATAGCTGTCAACCAGCCTGTCAATTACCATGAAGCCTACATTATGCCTTGTTTTCTCGTAATCTTTACCGGGATTTCCAAGACCTACAAGCAAATGCATAATTACATCACCGGCATAGTGTCGTTATTGCCGCCGGGTGATTGCTGACGGCGTCTGCGGTCAGGTTTTACCTTCTTAGGTTTTCTTGCGTCCGTCTTCAAACGGTTTTGTAAATAATCATCAAGATGTGAATTCAGGTCATCCATTTTGGTGCGGAAAAAATGGTCTGCACCTAATATAACCCTGTAATCAATACCTGCATTTTTCTGTTTTGCAAGCTTATCGGCAAGCTTGGAAACATCTGATTCATTTACTATGCTATCTTCATCACCCTGAATTATCAAGCCATGGGCAGGGCAAGGCGAAAGGAAATTAAAATCATAACTCCCCGCAGGAGGCGATACGGCAATGAAGCCTTCAATTTCAGGGCGACGCATTAATAGCTGCATACCTACCCATGAACCGAATGAAAAACCTCCCATCCAATATGTAGAAGCGTTAGTGTTGTTTAACTGAAGCCAGTCAAGAACGGTTGCAGCATCGGCTAATTCACCTATACCCTCATCATATATCCCTTGTGAACGACCTACTCCCCTGAAGTTAAAGCGTGCCACGGAAAAACCGTTACGGGCAAAAGCGTGATATATATTATAAGCAACCTTATTATTCATAGTTCCGCCATGTTGCGGATGTGGGTGCAATACGATGGCAACCGGTGCATTCTTTTCTTTTGACTGGTGATAACGGGCTTCTATGCGTCCCTCAGGACCGTTGATGATTACTTCCGGCATTAATGTTCCTAAGTTTAAGTTTGTATTTTAAATAAATATTTATCTGTCTTCTTTTTATTTAATAGATGCTGAAATAAATTCGGCATGACAAAAAGCATAATTTATTATAGCCAAAATATTTTTGCCAAGATAATACTTGACTAAATTAGTAAGGCATTGTAAAAATACTCTGTATTAGTATATAATTTAAGCTCAGTACTTATATAAGAATATATAAAAAATGCAAGGATTTTGTGATGTTGACGGATTCTTGCGGTAGAGGTTTTAAATGAATTTGACGACAAAAGGCAGATATGCGGTGATGGCGATGGTAGATCTTGCTATGAATGCGGACGGTAAACCTGTTTCTCTGTCTGATATTTCGGTACGTCAGGATATAGCTCTTAACTATCTTGAGCAGATATTTATGCGTCTGAGAAGAGCGGGAGTAGTAAGGTCGGTAAGAGGGCCGGGCGGCGGCTACATGCCTGCAATGGATATAAAAGACATGAATATCGCACTTATTGTTGCTGCCGTTGATGAGTCGATAAAAATGACTCGCTGTTCCGACAATTCCGAAGGGGGCTGCTCTAAAACCAAAGCTAAATGTATCACTCATGACTTATGGGAAGGATTGGGTAAAAAAATAAATGAATATTTAAGCTCCATTTCTTTAGATGATGTTTGCAAACGTAAAGTTTTGTTGGTAAGTTTTCCGACCGAGAAAAAACCGGAGAACATAAATGCATAATATATATTTGGACAATAACTCCACAACTGCGATGGAAGCTAAAGTTGCAGATGCTATGATAGAGGTGCTTGGTCGTCCCCTTAATGCATCTTCTACGCATAAGATGGGCAGGGTGGCAAGGTCGATAGTTGAAAATGCCAGACGCAAAGTGGCTGATTTCGTAGGTGCGGGAAGTGATTATAATGTAATTTTTACCTCATCGGGAACCGAGGCAAATAATCTGGCGTTAAAAGGTTTTGAAGGACAAAATCTTTTTGTATCGGAAATAGAGCATCCTTCGGTATTGAACGTATGCAAGAAGCCTGACAGGATAGTTGTGCCTGTAAAGCAAGACGGGACTGTTAATATAGAGAATCTGGAAAAACTGCTTACCATACATAGGGGTAAGTCGCTTGTTTCGGTAATGCTTGCCAATAATGAAACAGGTATAATCCAGCCTATGAAAGAAGTGGTTGAGGTTTCTAAAAAATGGGGAGCTATAGTACACACCGATGCGGTGCAATGTTGCGGTAAGATAGATGTTGATATAAAAAAGCTGGGGGTCGATATGCTGACTATATCCGCCCATAAGTTAGGAGGACCTCACGGGGTTGCCGCACTGGTAGTGAAAAAGGATATCCAGCTTGTTCCGCAAATAATAGGAGGCGGTCAGGAACATAATATGAGAGGCGGAACTGAAAATATCGCATCTATTCACGGGTTCGGTAAAGCAGTTGAAATATCCGAAGTAGATGAAGGCATAAAAATGCTGCGTGACGGTTTGGAATCGGAGATAAAAGCTGCGGTTCCCGAATGTGTTATATTCGGCCGGGAACAAAAACGCCTGCCCAATACCAGCTTTATAGCAATGCCTGATGTTTTGAGTGAAACACAGCTTATACATTTTGATATGCATGATATAGCAGTAAGTGCGGGTTCTGCCTGTTCTTCGGGCAAGGTTGAGCCTTCACATGTGTTAAAAGCTATGGGTGTAAACGATAAAATAGCAAAATGTGCTATCAGGGTAAGCTTAGGTAAGCACAACACTGCCGCCGATATAAATAGTTTTGTAAGGGTCTGGAAAGAGCTTTACAATAATATAAGGAGTAAAGAGGAAAAGGTGGCTTAAATAGAGTTAAAAATAGGAAAATAAATATGACAAATATAAACCAAAATTTAAAATTACCTGTCTATATGGACTATCAGGCTACTACGCCGATGGATCCTCGTGTTTTCGAGGAGATGATACCTTATTTTGTGGAAAAATTCGGTAATCCTCACTCACGCGGGCATAAATATGGCTGGGAAGCTGAAGCCGCATGTGAAAAAGCACGTGAACAGGTTGCCGACCTGATAGGTGCAAACCCTAAAGAGATTATATTTACATCGGGTGCGACCGAATCAAATAATATGGCATTAAAAGGTATCGCTAAATTTTACGGTGCTAAAAAGAACCATATAATAACCTGCACGACCGAGCATAAATGTGTAATAGATACCTGCCGTCACCTTGAGCGTGAGGGCATGGAGGTTACATATCTGCCGGTGGATAATGAAGGTATAATCGACCTTGAGAAGCTAAAAAAAGCTATAACCGACAAAACGGCGATTGTGTCCATTATGGCGGTAAATAACGAAATAGGTGTTATACAGCCTATAAAGGAAATAGGTGCAATATGCCGTGAGCGTGGCGTGTTCTTCCACACAGATGCCGCACAGGCATTCGGTAAGATTCCGCTTAATGTTGAGGAAATGAACATTGACCTTATGAGTATATCCGGACATAAGATATACGGTCCTAAAGGTGTGGGTGCGTTATTTGTACGCCGCCGTCCGAGGGTTAGGCTTGTACCGCTGATAAACGGTGGCGGTCAGGAAAGGGGCTTTCGTTCGGGAACACTGCCTGTGCCTATGGTTGTAGGACTTGGCAAGGCGGCTGAAATAGCACGCCTTGAAATGGGTGCGGAGAATGAGCGTATAGCTAAGCTTTATGACAAGTTATATAACTCACTGGTTTCTAATATAAAGGACGTGTACTTAAACGGTCATGCCGAAAAACGTATCAAGACAAACCTTAATTTAAGCTTTGCTTATATAGAAGGTGAGTCGATGATAATGTCTATTAAAGATTTGGCGGTAAGTTCGGGTTCTGCGTGTACTTCGGCAAGCTTAGAGCCTTCTTATGTTTTAAGGGCTATCGGTGTGGGTGAGGATTTGGCACACACTTCGATAAGGTTCGGTATAGGCAGATTCACAACCGAGGAAGAAGTTGATTTTGCTATTGAAAAGGTAACCGGTGCTATAGATAGATTGCGTGATATGAGTCCGCTGTGGGAGATGGCACAAGACGGTATTGATATAAGTAAGATTGAGTGGTCGGCACATTAATAGTGTCGGTGTTAAGTGATGGTGTTTGTAGTAAATTAAGTATATAATTACACACGTCATTACCCGAATTTGCGAAGCAAATTATAGGGTAATCTCATGATATCGCCCTATAGTTTCCTACGGAAACTCGGGCGATGACGTAATTAGATAGTAAAATTACTATAGCTTTGTAACACTTAACACTAAAAATATGGTATAATTAACTTAGGGTCTAAGATTATTAGACTCTATAAATTAAGGAGAACTAAAAATGGCGTATAGTGAGAAAGTTATAGATCATTATGATAACCCGCGTAATGTCGGTTCGTTCGACAAGAGCGAGGAAGGAGTGGGTACGGGCTTAGTCGGTGCTCCTGCTTGTGGTGACGTAATGAAACTACAGATAAAAGTTAAAGACGGTGTAATAGAAGACGCTAAGTTTAAAACATTCGGCTGTGGCTCTGCTATTGCCTCATCTTCGCTTATTACCGAAATGGTAAAAGGCAAAAAACTAGACGAAGCACAGCAGATTAAGAACACCCAAATAGCCGGCGAGCTTTCATTGCCTCCGGTTAAGATACACTGTTCGGTTCTGGCTGAGGACGCTATTAAGGCGGCTATTGAGGATTATAAGAAAAATAATGGAGGAGTAGCGTAATAGTAAAATAGTATAACGGTAGAAAAGTTTAATATTAATATGCTTTTCTGTTATACGGTTTTACTTAATTATACTATTAAACTAAGAGTATGGCTTTACCACCACCTATCAACATTACCGATAATGCGGCAGTCCGTATAAAGGCACTTCTTGAAAAAAGAGGCAAGCCTTCTGCGGGCATAAAGGTTGGTGTGCGTTCGGGTGGATGTTCAGGGCTTTCTTATACGATAGAATATGCCGATGAGATAGAAAAGTTCGATGAGGTAGTGCCTTACCCTGACTCTGACCGTGAGGAATTTAAAGTTATCATAGACCCCAAAGCGGTTATGTACCTTATAGGTACTAACATGGACTATGTAGAGGAAAAAATGAAGTCAGGCTTTATATTCATGAATCCTAATGAGAAAGGCAGATGTGGATGTGGTGAAAGCTTCCACGTTTAATGATAATCTCATTTATAGAAGGCTCTGCAAAAGGGGTGTTTTTGTCGGTATATGGCTTAAAAAGTTCCCTCACCCGCTTGCGGGGGAGGGTTAGGGAGGGGGCGATGACTTGCGGTAAAACAAATAGTTGTAAGTACAAAAACCCCTCACAAAACACTATCGTGTTTTAACTCTCCCTCAAGGGGAGAGTAGTTTTTTAGGACTTTTGCAGAGGTTTCTATGGTAAATTTGAATTTAATTTACGCATATATGTCATTCTGAACTTGTTTCAGAATCTGACCGGAATATAAAAGAGGCTGAAACATTTGCCCGTGAAAATTCAGATAAAATGTTAAAATGACTAAATGCTGGAAATGTGAAAATGAAGTGAGAAAAGGGGGAATGTTCTGCCCTGCCTGCAAGACTGTTCAGCCTACGTCCGATGTAGACCACTTCACACGTCTTGATGTAAGCCGTTCGTTTGAAGTTGGTGAAAAAATACTTGAGCTGGCATATTATTCAAAACAACGCATGCTACACCCTGACATATTTATCAGGAAAAGCGAACAGGAAAAAAAATACTCCATGGGTCATGCCGTAGACTTAAATAACGCATATGAAACATTGAAGTCACCACTGAAACGTGCCGAGTATCTATTAAAACTAGAAGGTATTATTGTTAATCAGGATAATTCTAGCAGTGTTAAGCCCTCGCAGGAAATGCTTATGGAATCTTTACAAATGCGTGAAGAACTTGAAAATGCGACTAATTCCGACCGGATAAGGAAGTTTATGGTAAATGCCATAGATGAAAGAATGGCGACGATTGATGATATAAAAAAATATTTCGTGAACAGACAATTGGATAAGGCTGCACAAAGTACCATAAAACTTAGATATATGGAAAAATATATTGAAGAGATAAAGAAGAAAAGTGTAAAGCTGGCTTCTTGAAGTAGGAACAAAAGGAAATAAAATGACATTACTACAAATCCACGAACCGGGACAGACTCCAAATCCGCATGAAAGCGATGATGATATCGCTATCGGTATAGATTTGGGTACTACCAATTCACTGGTAGCCGTATCGGACGGTCAAAAACCGCAGGTAATCGCAGATGATAACGGTAATAAGATACACCCTTCGGTGGTGCAATATTTGGCAGCCGGAAAAGTTGTTACAGGATATATTGATAATACCGAAGAAGGGCAAATAATAAGCTCCATAAAAAGATTGATGGGGCGTGGGTCGGAAGATTTAAAAAAAACCTCGAACACACTGCCTTTTGAAGTGGTGCAAGGTGAGGGAATGGTGCGTATCCGTGTGGGTGAGAAAGAGTTAACCCCTGTAGAGATATCGGCTGAAATTTTAAAAAGTCTAAAAAAAATAGCCAGAAATGCACTTGGAAAAGATGTGAGCAAGGCTGTTATCACAGTGCCTGCATATTTTGATGATTCTGCCAGAGCCGCCACCAAAGATGCCGCTAAGCTGGCGGGATTGCAGGTGTTAAGGCTCATAAATGAACCTACTGCCGCAGCACTTGCCTATGGGCTTGATAAGCAGGCGGAGGGTACTTACGCTATATATGACTTAGGCGGCGGAACGTTTGACATTACCGTTTTAAAAATGGAAAAAGGGGTGTTTCAAGTGCTATCAACAGGAGGTAGTACGGCGATAGGCGGTGATGATTTTGACAGGGAAATAGCCGAAATATTCCTTTGGCAGTATAAAGCAAAAACCGATAAGGCTACGGAGCTAAAACCCGAGGAACTCAGAAAGATATTGAAAGTTGCCAGAACTGCCAAAGAGCATTTGAGCGATGATAGCGATGGTAAATTCAATATTGAAATTGAAGGGGATAAGTTTGAAGCACAAATTTCTAAAAGTGAATTTGAACGTGTGGCAATGCCTTATGCCGATGCTACTATTGAGCTTTGTAAGCTGGCACTGGACGATGCGGGACTGACCCGAAAAGATATTGACGGTGTTGTACTGGTGGGTGGTTCTACAAGAGTGCCTCTTATCAGGGAAAAAATAGGGGAATATTTCGGTAAAACACCGCTTGCCGATATCAATCCCGACGAGGTGGTTGCATGCGGTGCGGCATTACAGGCGGAAGGGCTTACTAAAGGTTCGGATAACCTGCTGCTTGATGTTCTGCCGTTATCGCTCGGTATTGAAACTATGGGCGGAATAGTCGAGAAGATAATCCACAGGAATACCCCGATACCTGTTGCAAAAGCTCAGGAATTTACCACTTATAAGGATAACCAGACAGGTATGCCGATACATGTTGTGCAGGGTGAGCGTGAGATGGTAAGTCAGAACAGGTCACTGGCTAAATTTGAACTAAAAGGTATTCCGCCGATGGTAGCAGGTGCTGCAAGA harbors:
- a CDS encoding aminoacyl-tRNA hydrolase, translating into MHLLVGLGNPGKDYEKTRHNVGFMVIDRLVDSYCFSTPKTKFHGTLSEGLIEGEKVLAAKPNTFMNRSGLCVGEIVKFYKIPLENIIVFHDEIDLVFSKLRVKIGGGHGGHNGLRDIDAKIGKDYKRIRIGVGHPGDKDKVSGYVLNNFSKDEQPTVEKLIDNICSNMPLLLKSDDSLFMTRISESS
- a CDS encoding aminotransferase class V, producing the protein MHNIYLDNNSTTAMEAKVADAMIEVLGRPLNASSTHKMGRVARSIVENARRKVADFVGAGSDYNVIFTSSGTEANNLALKGFEGQNLFVSEIEHPSVLNVCKKPDRIVVPVKQDGTVNIENLEKLLTIHRGKSLVSVMLANNETGIIQPMKEVVEVSKKWGAIVHTDAVQCCGKIDVDIKKLGVDMLTISAHKLGGPHGVAALVVKKDIQLVPQIIGGGQEHNMRGGTENIASIHGFGKAVEISEVDEGIKMLRDGLESEIKAAVPECVIFGREQKRLPNTSFIAMPDVLSETQLIHFDMHDIAVSAGSACSSGKVEPSHVLKAMGVNDKIAKCAIRVSLGKHNTAADINSFVRVWKELYNNIRSKEEKVA
- a CDS encoding Rrf2 family transcriptional regulator, which gives rise to MNLTTKGRYAVMAMVDLAMNADGKPVSLSDISVRQDIALNYLEQIFMRLRRAGVVRSVRGPGGGYMPAMDIKDMNIALIVAAVDESIKMTRCSDNSEGGCSKTKAKCITHDLWEGLGKKINEYLSSISLDDVCKRKVLLVSFPTEKKPENINA
- the hscA gene encoding Fe-S protein assembly chaperone HscA produces the protein MTLLQIHEPGQTPNPHESDDDIAIGIDLGTTNSLVAVSDGQKPQVIADDNGNKIHPSVVQYLAAGKVVTGYIDNTEEGQIISSIKRLMGRGSEDLKKTSNTLPFEVVQGEGMVRIRVGEKELTPVEISAEILKSLKKIARNALGKDVSKAVITVPAYFDDSARAATKDAAKLAGLQVLRLINEPTAAALAYGLDKQAEGTYAIYDLGGGTFDITVLKMEKGVFQVLSTGGSTAIGGDDFDREIAEIFLWQYKAKTDKATELKPEELRKILKVARTAKEHLSDDSDGKFNIEIEGDKFEAQISKSEFERVAMPYADATIELCKLALDDAGLTRKDIDGVVLVGGSTRVPLIREKIGEYFGKTPLADINPDEVVACGAALQAEGLTKGSDNLLLDVLPLSLGIETMGGIVEKIIHRNTPIPVAKAQEFTTYKDNQTGMPIHVVQGEREMVSQNRSLAKFELKGIPPMVAGAARVKVTFTVDADGLLTVSAKEEFTGEEQQVEVKPSYGLTDEEIKEMLYASMANAKVDMEQRLLAEAKVEAEGTIESVKAALEKDGDMLAIDEKEKIDNALKALLESIKGDNREAVNDARDALEKATEKFAGQRMDMYIGEALKGKEV
- the hscB gene encoding Fe-S protein assembly co-chaperone HscB, with translation MTKCWKCENEVRKGGMFCPACKTVQPTSDVDHFTRLDVSRSFEVGEKILELAYYSKQRMLHPDIFIRKSEQEKKYSMGHAVDLNNAYETLKSPLKRAEYLLKLEGIIVNQDNSSSVKPSQEMLMESLQMREELENATNSDRIRKFMVNAIDERMATIDDIKKYFVNRQLDKAAQSTIKLRYMEKYIEEIKKKSVKLAS
- a CDS encoding alpha/beta hydrolase — encoded protein: MPEVIINGPEGRIEARYHQSKEKNAPVAIVLHPHPQHGGTMNNKVAYNIYHAFARNGFSVARFNFRGVGRSQGIYDEGIGELADAATVLDWLQLNNTNASTYWMGGFSFGSWVGMQLLMRRPEIEGFIAVSPPAGSYDFNFLSPCPAHGLIIQGDEDSIVNESDVSKLADKLAKQKNAGIDYRVILGADHFFRTKMDDLNSHLDDYLQNRLKTDARKPKKVKPDRRRRQQSPGGNNDTMPVM
- a CDS encoding IscS subfamily cysteine desulfurase: MTNINQNLKLPVYMDYQATTPMDPRVFEEMIPYFVEKFGNPHSRGHKYGWEAEAACEKAREQVADLIGANPKEIIFTSGATESNNMALKGIAKFYGAKKNHIITCTTEHKCVIDTCRHLEREGMEVTYLPVDNEGIIDLEKLKKAITDKTAIVSIMAVNNEIGVIQPIKEIGAICRERGVFFHTDAAQAFGKIPLNVEEMNIDLMSISGHKIYGPKGVGALFVRRRPRVRLVPLINGGGQERGFRSGTLPVPMVVGLGKAAEIARLEMGAENERIAKLYDKLYNSLVSNIKDVYLNGHAEKRIKTNLNLSFAYIEGESMIMSIKDLAVSSGSACTSASLEPSYVLRAIGVGEDLAHTSIRFGIGRFTTEEEVDFAIEKVTGAIDRLRDMSPLWEMAQDGIDISKIEWSAH
- a CDS encoding Fe-S cluster assembly scaffold SufA, whose amino-acid sequence is MALPPPINITDNAAVRIKALLEKRGKPSAGIKVGVRSGGCSGLSYTIEYADEIEKFDEVVPYPDSDREEFKVIIDPKAVMYLIGTNMDYVEEKMKSGFIFMNPNEKGRCGCGESFHV
- a CDS encoding Fe-S cluster assembly scaffold IscU, with the protein product MAYSEKVIDHYDNPRNVGSFDKSEEGVGTGLVGAPACGDVMKLQIKVKDGVIEDAKFKTFGCGSAIASSSLITEMVKGKKLDEAQQIKNTQIAGELSLPPVKIHCSVLAEDAIKAAIEDYKKNNGGVA